A single Pseudomonas putida DNA region contains:
- a CDS encoding Hsp20 family protein codes for MTSAFSLAPLFRHSVGFDRFNDLFESAARNEAGSSYPPYNVEKHGDDHYRIVVAAAGFQEQDLDLQVEKGVLTVIGGKRENGAAEVTYLHQGIAQRAFKLSFRLADHIEVKSAGLANGLLSIDLLRIVPEEAKAKRIPINGDKPALN; via the coding sequence ATGACCAGCGCTTTCTCTCTCGCTCCACTGTTCCGCCATTCCGTTGGCTTCGACCGTTTCAACGACCTGTTCGAATCCGCGGCACGCAATGAGGCGGGTAGCAGCTACCCTCCCTACAACGTTGAAAAACATGGCGATGACCACTACCGCATCGTGGTTGCCGCAGCCGGTTTCCAAGAACAGGACCTCGACCTGCAGGTCGAAAAAGGCGTCCTGACCGTGATCGGTGGCAAGCGCGAAAACGGCGCCGCTGAAGTGACCTACCTGCACCAGGGTATTGCCCAGCGCGCCTTCAAACTGTCGTTCCGTCTGGCGGACCATATCGAGGTCAAGTCGGCGGGCCTGGCCAACGGCCTGCTCAGCATCGACCTGCTGCGCATCGTGCCGGAAGAAGCCAAGGCCAAGCGCATCCCGATCAATGGCGACAAGCCTGCACTGAACTGA